A window of Dorea formicigenerans contains these coding sequences:
- a CDS encoding substrate-binding periplasmic protein has protein sequence MRKNRKNNSHTYRKRICIMAVLLAGSLMLGGCGVKKEKAADNELPEIVIGMDYFEPYSYQVSNGEYKGIDVELAKEAFQRLGYQPKFENIVWEDKDELLAEGTIDRLWSCYSMNGREDKYQWAGPYLYSRQMVAVRKESEINTIQDLEGKRIAVQATTKAEDLFLHKIASDLPQMESVNCFSTTNELYAALRKDYVDAIAGHEAMLGSLVRDGEDAYRMLDESIYTSELGIAFKKGTHKEVAQELTETLEEMRNEGITEEIVKKYGLDADEILPGGKSK, from the coding sequence ATGAGAAAAAATCGAAAGAATAATTCCCATACCTATAGGAAAAGAATTTGTATTATGGCAGTTCTTCTGGCTGGCAGTCTTATGCTGGGAGGGTGTGGAGTAAAGAAAGAGAAAGCGGCAGACAACGAACTGCCGGAGATTGTCATTGGAATGGATTATTTTGAACCTTACAGTTATCAGGTGAGTAATGGTGAATATAAAGGTATTGATGTGGAACTTGCCAAGGAAGCATTTCAGAGGCTGGGATACCAGCCTAAGTTCGAGAATATAGTCTGGGAAGATAAAGATGAACTTCTGGCAGAAGGAACAATCGACCGTCTGTGGAGCTGTTATTCCATGAATGGAAGAGAAGATAAATATCAGTGGGCAGGTCCGTATCTGTACAGTCGTCAGATGGTGGCTGTAAGAAAAGAGAGTGAAATCAATACTATTCAGGATCTGGAAGGAAAGAGGATTGCGGTTCAGGCGACCACAAAGGCAGAGGATCTTTTCCTTCATAAGATTGCGTCAGATCTTCCACAAATGGAGTCGGTAAACTGCTTTTCTACGACGAATGAACTTTATGCTGCACTTAGAAAAGATTATGTAGATGCGATTGCAGGTCATGAGGCAATGCTGGGCAGCCTGGTGAGAGATGGAGAGGATGCATACCGTATGCTGGACGAGAGTATCTATACTTCAGAACTTGGAATTGCTTTTAAAAAAGGAACCCACAAAGAAGTAGCACAAGAGCTTACAGAAACTCTCGAAGAGATGCGAAATGAGGGCATTACAGAAGAAATAGTCAAAAAGTACGGATTGGATGCGGATGAAATCCTGCCGGGAGGAAAAAGCAAATGA
- a CDS encoding helix-turn-helix domain-containing protein, producing the protein MDIGKKIKELRVAKGLTQEELADRSELSKGFISQLERDLTSPSIATLMDILQCLGTTVSEFFQEEPEDQIVFQNEDYFEKIDSELGSKTEWIIPNAQKNMMEPIRLTLKPGGLTYRDLPHEGEEFGYVLKGSIKIHIGHKSYTAKKGESFYFTPHSEHYIEAFGTSGAVILWVSTPPNF; encoded by the coding sequence ATGGATATCGGCAAAAAGATTAAGGAACTCCGCGTCGCCAAGGGGCTCACCCAGGAAGAGCTGGCAGACCGCAGTGAACTGTCCAAGGGATTTATTTCCCAGCTGGAACGGGATCTCACCTCCCCGTCCATTGCGACATTGATGGACATTTTGCAGTGCCTGGGCACAACCGTCTCAGAATTTTTTCAGGAAGAGCCGGAAGATCAGATTGTATTTCAAAATGAAGACTATTTTGAGAAAATTGATTCTGAACTTGGCAGCAAGACCGAATGGATCATACCGAACGCTCAGAAAAATATGATGGAACCGATCCGTCTGACTCTAAAGCCTGGCGGATTAACTTACCGGGATCTCCCACACGAAGGTGAAGAATTTGGTTATGTATTAAAAGGAAGTATCAAGATTCATATCGGACATAAAAGTTACACTGCGAAAAAAGGAGAATCTTTTTATTTCACACCTCACTCTGAACATTATATAGAAGCTTTTGGCACATCCGGTGCCGTTATTTTATGGGTCAGCACCCCGCCGAACTTTTAG
- a CDS encoding ABC transporter ATP-binding protein has translation MSNKLIDIVNISKAFDENVVLDELNLYIRENEFLTLLGPSGCGKTTLLRILGGFETPDSGKIIFDGQDITNLAPNKRQLNTVFQKYALFTHMTIAENIAFGLKIKGKSQNYINDKIRYALKLVNLEGFENRTPASLSGGQQQRIAIARAIVNEPKVLLLDEPLGALDLKLRQDMQYELIRLKNELGITFIYVTHDQEEALTMSDTIVVMNQGYIQQVGTPEDIYNEPKNAFVADFIGDSNILSATMVHDRLVNILGANFPCVDEGFGQKKPVDAVIRPEDIDLVKPEDGIIRGVVTHVIFKGVHYEMEVMANNYEWLVHSTDMFPVGAEVGLRVDPFDIQIMKKPESEDEEAVPIEE, from the coding sequence ATGTCTAATAAATTAATCGATATTGTAAATATATCCAAAGCATTTGATGAAAATGTCGTACTAGACGAACTGAATCTTTATATCCGGGAAAATGAATTTTTAACTCTTCTGGGACCAAGCGGTTGCGGAAAAACAACACTGCTTCGTATTCTTGGTGGATTCGAGACTCCTGACTCTGGAAAAATCATCTTCGATGGTCAGGATATCACGAACCTGGCTCCAAACAAACGACAGTTAAATACCGTATTCCAGAAATATGCACTTTTTACCCATATGACCATTGCAGAAAATATTGCATTCGGGCTAAAGATTAAAGGAAAATCTCAGAATTACATCAATGATAAGATTCGTTATGCGTTAAAACTTGTTAATCTTGAAGGCTTCGAAAACCGTACTCCTGCTTCCTTAAGCGGCGGACAACAGCAGCGTATCGCTATTGCAAGAGCCATTGTAAATGAACCGAAAGTCCTGCTTCTTGACGAACCTCTTGGTGCTCTTGACTTAAAGCTGCGCCAGGATATGCAGTACGAACTGATCCGCTTAAAAAATGAGCTTGGCATTACATTTATTTACGTCACTCATGATCAGGAGGAAGCCCTGACTATGTCCGATACGATCGTCGTTATGAACCAGGGATATATCCAGCAGGTAGGAACACCGGAAGATATTTATAATGAACCGAAGAATGCGTTCGTTGCAGACTTTATCGGTGACAGTAACATTCTTTCTGCCACGATGGTACATGACCGGCTCGTCAATATTCTCGGCGCCAACTTTCCGTGTGTCGATGAAGGATTCGGTCAGAAGAAGCCTGTTGATGCAGTGATCCGTCCGGAAGATATCGACCTTGTAAAACCAGAAGACGGAATTATCCGAGGCGTTGTTACACATGTTATTTTCAAAGGCGTTCACTATGAGATGGAAGTCATGGCAAATAATTACGAATGGCTCGTGCACAGCACCGATATGTTCCCAGTCGGAGCAGAAGTCGGACTGCGCGTAGACCCATTTGATATTCAGATCATGAAAAAACCAGAATCTGAAGATGAGGAGGCGGTACCAATTGAAGAATAG
- a CDS encoding ABC transporter permease translates to MRRRYQLKNSKLLKQMLAGPYLLWSAAFIIIPLIMVFYYGLTNNDGGFTLMNLARITEPENLKALGLALLLSLVSTIICLILAYPLAMILTGLGVNQSSFIVLIFILPMWMNSLLRIIAWQNLLEKNGVINSLLHFFHLPALEIINTPYAIVLGMVYDFLPFMILPIYNVLSKIDTNVIEAARDLGANSVQTFTKILLPLSVPGIISGITMVFVPSLTTFVISDLLGGSKILLIGNVIEQEFKQGSNWHSGSGMSLVLMIFILISMALIAKYDKDGEGTTF, encoded by the coding sequence ATGAGGAGGCGGTACCAATTGAAGAATAGTAAATTATTAAAACAGATGCTTGCCGGTCCGTATCTTCTCTGGTCAGCAGCATTTATCATCATTCCTCTTATCATGGTCTTCTACTATGGTCTGACGAATAATGACGGTGGATTCACCCTGATGAATCTTGCCAGGATCACAGAACCTGAGAATTTAAAGGCATTGGGACTGGCACTTTTGTTATCCCTTGTCAGTACGATTATCTGCCTGATTCTCGCATACCCTCTGGCTATGATCCTGACTGGACTTGGCGTCAATCAGTCCAGCTTTATCGTACTGATTTTCATCCTGCCAATGTGGATGAATTCTTTGCTTCGGATCATTGCATGGCAGAACCTGTTGGAAAAGAACGGAGTTATCAACAGTCTCCTTCATTTTTTCCATTTACCGGCACTGGAAATCATCAATACTCCATATGCCATCGTACTTGGTATGGTCTATGATTTTCTGCCATTTATGATCTTACCAATTTACAATGTACTGTCCAAAATTGACACAAATGTTATCGAAGCAGCCAGAGATCTTGGTGCAAACAGTGTGCAGACATTTACAAAAATCCTGCTGCCACTGAGCGTTCCAGGGATCATCAGCGGAATTACCATGGTCTTTGTACCGTCACTGACAACTTTTGTCATCTCCGACCTCTTAGGTGGAAGTAAGATTCTCCTGATCGGTAATGTTATTGAGCAGGAATTTAAACAAGGAAGTAACTGGCACTCTGGCAGCGGTATGTCCCTTGTACTGATGATCTTCATTTTGATCAGTATGGCATTGATCGCAAAATACGATAAAGACGGGGAGGGAACTACATTTTGA
- a CDS encoding extracellular solute-binding protein has product MIKNFFKRFYLVLICVILYAPIITLMVLSFNSSKSRSKWGGFTTKWYVELFKNNSIMNALYTTLIIALLSALIATILGTAAAIGIQAMRKKMRTVVTGVTNIPMLNADIVTGISLMLLFIACRFSLGFKTILIAHITFNIPYVILSVLPKLRQTNVSTYEAALDLGASPLYAFFKVVFPDILPGVSSGFLLAFTMSLDDFIITHFTKGPGVDTLSTKIYSEVRKGINPSMYALSTLMFLVVMILLLLINMKPDEKAAGAKNAKISKVASQHPKLRKFRKVMMSRVVPVCMVVLILAGGIFYGIRSKSSSDKQVIVYNWGEYIDPETLDMFEEETGIDVVYEEYETNEIMYPKIQSGAIAYDVVCPSDYMIQRMIENDLLAELNFDNIPNIKNIGSTYMEHSKEFDPENKYSVPHLWGTVGILYNKTMVDDPVDSWGILWNEKYKDSILMQDSVRDAFGITLKYLGYSLNSTDLDELTEAKNKLIEQKPLVQAYVVDQARDKMIGNEAALAVIYSGEAITCQLENPDLEYVIPKEGSNMWIDSWVIPKNAKNKENAEAFINFMCRPDIAKMNFDYITYSIPNEEGRKLLDPEYRNNPIVFPDDKALENCETFKFLGDENDAIYNELWRQVKSK; this is encoded by the coding sequence TTGATCAAGAATTTTTTTAAACGGTTTTATCTGGTGCTGATATGCGTCATTTTGTACGCTCCGATCATCACCCTTATGGTATTATCCTTTAACTCCTCAAAATCCCGTTCCAAATGGGGAGGTTTTACAACAAAATGGTATGTGGAATTATTTAAAAATAATTCCATTATGAACGCACTTTATACAACACTGATCATCGCATTGTTATCTGCACTGATTGCTACGATTCTCGGTACTGCTGCCGCTATCGGTATTCAGGCAATGCGAAAGAAAATGCGTACTGTCGTGACTGGTGTAACCAATATTCCTATGTTAAATGCCGATATTGTGACAGGAATCTCTCTTATGCTGTTATTCATCGCATGTAGATTTTCCCTTGGATTTAAGACAATCCTGATTGCACATATTACCTTTAATATTCCCTATGTAATCCTGAGTGTTCTGCCAAAGCTGCGGCAAACGAACGTCAGCACTTATGAGGCCGCCCTGGATCTTGGCGCTTCTCCGTTATACGCTTTTTTCAAAGTCGTATTCCCGGACATTCTGCCAGGTGTGTCCTCCGGTTTCCTACTGGCATTTACTATGTCCTTAGATGACTTTATCATTACGCATTTTACAAAAGGACCTGGTGTCGACACTCTGTCCACCAAGATTTACAGTGAGGTGCGAAAAGGAATCAATCCTTCCATGTATGCACTGTCCACATTGATGTTCCTGGTTGTCATGATTCTTTTGTTATTGATCAACATGAAACCAGATGAAAAAGCTGCCGGTGCAAAAAATGCTAAAATTTCCAAAGTTGCCAGTCAGCATCCAAAGCTTCGCAAATTCCGCAAAGTTATGATGTCGAGAGTGGTTCCGGTCTGTATGGTCGTTCTCATTCTGGCAGGTGGAATTTTCTATGGCATCCGCTCAAAAAGTTCCAGTGACAAACAGGTCATTGTGTACAACTGGGGAGAATATATCGATCCGGAAACTTTAGATATGTTTGAAGAAGAAACCGGCATTGATGTCGTTTACGAAGAATATGAAACAAACGAGATCATGTATCCAAAAATACAGTCAGGCGCCATTGCCTACGATGTCGTATGCCCGTCCGACTACATGATCCAGCGTATGATTGAAAATGATCTGCTGGCTGAACTGAATTTTGACAATATTCCGAACATCAAAAATATTGGAAGCACTTATATGGAGCATTCCAAAGAGTTTGACCCGGAGAATAAATACTCTGTTCCTCACCTTTGGGGAACTGTAGGAATCCTTTACAATAAAACTATGGTCGACGATCCTGTAGATAGTTGGGGAATTCTGTGGAACGAAAAATACAAAGATAGTATCCTCATGCAGGATAGTGTCCGTGATGCATTTGGCATCACATTAAAATACCTTGGCTACTCACTGAACTCAACCGATCTGGATGAACTGACTGAAGCTAAGAATAAACTGATCGAACAAAAGCCACTTGTCCAGGCCTATGTTGTCGATCAGGCCCGTGATAAAATGATTGGAAATGAGGCTGCTCTCGCTGTCATCTACTCCGGAGAAGCTATCACCTGTCAGCTTGAAAATCCGGACCTGGAATATGTCATTCCAAAAGAAGGAAGTAACATGTGGATTGACTCCTGGGTCATCCCGAAAAACGCAAAGAATAAAGAAAACGCAGAAGCTTTTATCAATTTCATGTGCCGTCCGGACATTGCTAAGATGAACTTCGACTATATCACCTATTCCATCCCGAATGAGGAAGGAAGAAAACTCCTCGATCCGGAATACCGTAATAATCCAATTGTATTTCCAGATGATAAAGCACTGGAAAATTGCGAAACATTCAAATTCCTGGGAGATGAAAATGATGCCATATACAATGAATTATGGCGTCAGGTAAAATCCAAATAA
- a CDS encoding nucleoside kinase, with amino-acid sequence MEEKRMYHVKIKNEVKEYEAAITYHDIAKEYQKDYEHEIVLVFVDGKLQELHKRLKKDCEISFVTTADPIGHEAYKRSMSFLLVKAVYDVAGHKNIDKVRMHFAIGPGYYCTITGETRVDDDFLERVESRMHELVEADLSIKKRTVHTNEAIGLFGQYGMYDKEELFRYRRVSKVNLYSINEFEDYYYGYMLYSTGYLKYFKLYRYDEGFVLQMPEIDKPETVPHFEARTKFFQVMKESVKWGDIQEIETVGGLNRNITSGDVQETVLVQEAMQERRIAEIAQMIASRPEIRFVLIAGPSSSGKTTFSHRLSVQLRANGMRPHPIAVDNYFKEREETPKDEKGNYNFEGLCAVDIDLFEKQMQELLDGKEVIIPNFDFVKGHKEFVGSPLKLGEHDILVIEGIHCLNPKLTKALADENKFKIYISALTQLNIDEHNRIPTTDGRLLRRIVRDARTRGASAKKTIQMWPSVRKGEEENIFPFQEEADVMFNSALIYELAVLKPYVEAQLFGVERECPEYIEAKRLLKFLDYFVGIGSEKVPTNSLLREFIGGGCFRV; translated from the coding sequence ATGGAAGAGAAAAGAATGTATCATGTAAAAATTAAAAATGAAGTGAAAGAATATGAAGCTGCTATCACATATCACGACATTGCAAAAGAATACCAGAAAGATTATGAGCATGAGATTGTTCTGGTATTTGTAGATGGAAAACTTCAGGAACTGCATAAGCGTCTGAAAAAAGATTGTGAAATCAGTTTTGTTACAACAGCGGATCCCATTGGACATGAGGCATACAAACGAAGCATGAGTTTCCTTCTTGTAAAAGCAGTTTATGACGTGGCAGGACATAAGAATATTGACAAGGTTCGGATGCATTTTGCAATAGGACCGGGATATTATTGTACGATTACCGGCGAAACAAGAGTCGATGATGATTTTCTTGAGCGTGTCGAGTCGAGGATGCACGAACTTGTGGAGGCAGATCTATCAATCAAGAAAAGAACGGTTCATACGAATGAGGCAATCGGACTTTTTGGACAGTATGGAATGTATGATAAAGAAGAATTGTTCCGTTACCGCCGTGTATCCAAAGTAAACCTTTACAGCATCAATGAGTTTGAAGATTATTATTATGGATATATGCTTTACAGTACAGGGTATCTGAAATATTTTAAATTATATCGGTATGATGAAGGGTTTGTACTTCAGATGCCAGAGATTGATAAGCCGGAGACCGTGCCACATTTTGAGGCGAGAACAAAGTTCTTTCAGGTCATGAAAGAATCTGTGAAATGGGGAGATATTCAGGAGATTGAGACGGTTGGCGGATTGAATCGCAATATTACCAGTGGAGATGTTCAGGAGACTGTGCTTGTGCAGGAAGCAATGCAGGAAAGAAGAATTGCAGAAATTGCACAGATGATTGCTTCCAGACCGGAAATCAGATTCGTATTGATTGCGGGACCGTCGTCTTCCGGAAAGACTACATTTTCACACAGACTGTCTGTACAGCTTCGTGCAAATGGAATGCGTCCTCATCCGATCGCAGTAGATAATTACTTTAAAGAAAGAGAAGAGACTCCGAAAGACGAGAAGGGAAATTATAATTTTGAAGGACTTTGTGCAGTGGATATTGATCTGTTTGAGAAACAAATGCAGGAACTGCTGGATGGAAAAGAAGTGATAATTCCAAATTTTGATTTTGTGAAGGGACATAAAGAATTTGTAGGAAGTCCATTGAAACTTGGAGAACACGATATTCTGGTTATTGAAGGCATTCACTGTCTGAATCCAAAGCTGACAAAAGCATTGGCAGATGAGAATAAGTTTAAAATTTATATCAGTGCACTGACACAGCTTAACATTGATGAGCATAACCGGATTCCAACCACAGATGGCCGGCTTCTTCGAAGAATTGTGCGAGATGCAAGAACAAGAGGTGCTTCTGCAAAAAAGACAATTCAGATGTGGCCTTCTGTACGGAAAGGCGAGGAAGAGAATATTTTCCCATTCCAGGAGGAAGCAGATGTCATGTTCAATTCTGCTCTGATCTATGAACTGGCAGTATTGAAACCATATGTAGAAGCTCAGTTATTCGGAGTTGAAAGAGAGTGCCCGGAATATATCGAGGCAAAGAGACTGCTTAAATTCCTGGATTACTTTGTTGGAATCGGAAGCGAAAAAGTACCGACGAACTCATTGCTTCGAGAATTTATCGGTGGTGGATGCTTCCGGGTTTAA
- a CDS encoding Nif3-like dinuclear metal center hexameric protein, producing MLCKDIIKIIEQDYSPRYALSWDNVGLLAGRDDKEVANIYVALDATDEVVDEAILAGADMLVTHHPLIFSGMKQVNNQNFIGRRLVKLIQHDISYYAMHTNYDVKGMADLAADYLKLENCQILDVTGENESGEPEGIGRVGEIPSASDNDEQRNEISLADYCEEVKKAFALDTVKVFGDLKQNVHRVAICPGSGKSDIDQAIAAGADVYVTGDIGHHEGIDALARGLNIIDAGHYGVEHIFIGDMGNYLRAHLLGVEVIEAPVSHPFTVI from the coding sequence ATGCTATGTAAAGATATTATCAAAATAATAGAACAGGACTATTCACCAAGATATGCTCTTTCCTGGGATAATGTCGGACTGCTGGCAGGAAGAGATGATAAAGAAGTTGCAAATATATATGTGGCACTGGATGCTACAGATGAAGTGGTAGATGAGGCAATTTTGGCAGGTGCAGATATGCTGGTGACACATCATCCTTTGATTTTTAGCGGTATGAAACAAGTGAATAATCAGAATTTCATCGGCAGAAGATTAGTAAAACTGATTCAGCATGACATTTCTTATTATGCTATGCACACGAATTATGATGTCAAAGGTATGGCAGATCTGGCAGCAGATTATCTGAAACTTGAGAATTGTCAGATACTGGATGTCACCGGAGAAAATGAATCGGGAGAACCGGAAGGTATTGGCCGTGTCGGAGAGATACCATCTGCTTCTGATAATGATGAACAGAGAAATGAAATTTCACTGGCAGATTATTGTGAAGAAGTCAAGAAAGCATTTGCCCTTGATACAGTGAAAGTATTCGGCGATCTGAAGCAAAATGTTCACCGAGTAGCAATCTGTCCGGGGTCTGGTAAAAGTGATATTGATCAGGCGATTGCAGCAGGGGCTGATGTCTATGTGACCGGAGATATCGGTCATCATGAAGGGATTGACGCACTTGCAAGAGGACTTAATATCATCGACGCAGGACATTATGGGGTGGAGCACATATTTATCGGCGATATGGGGAATTATTTACGAGCACACCTTTTGGGAGTCGAGGTCATAGAAGCCCCAGTGAGTCATCCGTTTACAGTAATATAG
- a CDS encoding tRNA (adenine(22)-N(1))-methyltransferase, whose translation MELSKRLTAVAGLVTEGASVADIGTDHGYIPIHLIEQNLSPKVIAMDINKGPLERARIHIAGYGMSDRIETRLSDGLAAVKPKEVEEIIVAGMGGGLVIHILEEGKQIVSTLKGCILQPQSEIQKVREYLVEHGFRFEAEDMVEEDGKYYPMMRVVPPEYCEHKTADRQEDCKKEEWEYHYGPLLLKNKNPILYEYLKREIRIREDILLGLAGKDGERIKERMTEIEHELEVAKKAMSYYEE comes from the coding sequence ATGGAACTATCAAAGAGACTTACTGCAGTAGCAGGTCTTGTGACAGAGGGCGCCTCTGTCGCAGATATAGGAACAGATCACGGATATATACCGATTCATTTGATAGAACAGAACTTATCACCGAAAGTGATAGCGATGGATATCAATAAGGGACCGCTGGAACGTGCGAGAATTCACATAGCAGGCTATGGAATGAGTGACCGGATTGAGACAAGGCTGTCGGATGGACTGGCAGCAGTAAAGCCGAAAGAAGTGGAGGAGATTATCGTTGCCGGAATGGGCGGCGGTCTTGTGATTCACATTCTGGAAGAAGGAAAACAAATCGTCAGCACATTAAAAGGCTGCATCTTACAGCCTCAGTCTGAGATACAGAAAGTACGGGAATATCTTGTGGAACATGGGTTTCGGTTCGAAGCAGAAGATATGGTAGAGGAAGACGGGAAATATTATCCTATGATGCGGGTGGTACCACCAGAATATTGTGAACATAAGACGGCTGACCGGCAGGAAGATTGTAAAAAAGAGGAATGGGAGTACCATTATGGACCACTACTTTTAAAAAACAAAAATCCGATATTATATGAATATCTGAAGCGTGAAATCCGTATTCGTGAAGATATACTTCTCGGTCTTGCCGGAAAAGATGGTGAGCGGATAAAAGAGCGTATGACAGAAATTGAACATGAACTGGAAGTAGCAAAAAAAGCAATGTCTTACTATGAAGAGTAA
- the rpoD gene encoding RNA polymerase sigma factor RpoD encodes MEENIAKFGEKLKQLVAHGKKNKSILELQEINDFFSDMELDAEQMEKVYEYLEANHIDVLRVSGDGDGIEELDDVDDSDIVLTDEDDVDMEKIDLSVPDGISIEDPVRMYLKEIGKVPLLSADEEVELAKRMAEGDEDAKKRLAEANLRLVVSIAKRYVGRGMLFLDLIQEGNLGLIKAVEKFDYHKGFKFSTYATWWIRQAITRAIADQARTIRIPVHMVETINKLIRVSRQLLQELGREPTPEEIAAELDMPVERVREILKISQEPVSLETPIGEEEDSHLGDFIQDDNVPVPAEAAAQTLLKEQLDEVLDTLTEREQKVLRLRFGMDDGRARTLEEVGKEFDVTRERIRQIEAKALRKLRHPSRSRKLRDYLD; translated from the coding sequence ATGGAAGAAAACATAGCGAAATTTGGGGAAAAGTTAAAACAACTGGTTGCTCATGGAAAGAAGAATAAGAGTATCCTGGAACTTCAGGAAATCAATGATTTTTTCTCAGATATGGAGCTTGATGCAGAACAGATGGAGAAAGTTTATGAGTATCTGGAGGCCAATCATATTGATGTGCTTCGTGTAAGCGGAGATGGGGATGGAATTGAGGAATTAGATGATGTTGATGATTCCGATATTGTTCTGACAGATGAAGACGATGTTGATATGGAGAAAATCGACTTGTCTGTGCCGGATGGAATCAGTATAGAGGATCCGGTCCGTATGTATCTGAAAGAGATTGGAAAGGTACCGCTTCTTTCAGCAGATGAAGAAGTAGAGCTTGCAAAGCGTATGGCAGAGGGAGATGAGGATGCTAAGAAGCGTCTGGCAGAAGCAAACCTTCGTCTTGTTGTCAGTATTGCTAAGAGATATGTGGGACGTGGAATGCTGTTTCTGGATCTGATTCAGGAAGGTAATTTGGGTCTAATTAAAGCGGTTGAGAAGTTTGACTATCATAAAGGATTCAAATTCAGTACTTATGCAACATGGTGGATCCGCCAGGCAATTACAAGAGCAATTGCTGATCAGGCCAGAACTATCCGTATTCCGGTGCATATGGTAGAGACGATCAATAAACTGATTCGTGTTTCCAGACAATTACTGCAGGAGTTAGGACGTGAACCTACGCCGGAGGAAATTGCAGCAGAATTAGATATGCCAGTGGAACGTGTCCGTGAAATCTTAAAGATTTCTCAGGAACCGGTATCACTGGAGACACCAATCGGTGAAGAGGAAGACAGTCACCTGGGAGATTTTATTCAGGACGACAATGTTCCGGTACCTGCTGAAGCCGCAGCTCAGACACTTTTAAAAGAGCAGTTAGATGAAGTGTTAGATACTCTGACAGAGAGAGAGCAGAAAGTTTTAAGACTTCGTTTTGGTATGGATGATGGACGTGCACGTACACTGGAAGAGGTTGGTAAGGAGTTTGATGTAACGCGTGAGCGTATTCGTCAGATCGAGGCAAAAGCACTTAGAAAGCTTCGTCATCCGAGCCGCAGTAGAAAACTAAGAGATTATCTGGATTAA